A genomic segment from Candidatus Brocadia sinica JPN1 encodes:
- a CDS encoding ribbon-helix-helix domain-containing protein, translating to MGKIKIAITLDEQYIDQLDRFVHEHIFQNRSQAIQEAVKEKLARMKRTRLAKECAKLDQAFEKAMAEEG from the coding sequence ATGGGCAAAATAAAGATTGCGATCACATTGGATGAACAATACATTGATCAGTTGGATAGATTCGTTCATGAACATATTTTTCAGAATCGCAGCCAGGCTATTCAGGAAGCTGTAAAGGAAAAGCTTGCGCGAATGAAACGCACCCGTTTGGCAAAAGAATGCGCGAAACTTGACCAGGCCTTTGAAAAGGCAATGGCAGAAGAAGGATAA
- a CDS encoding REP-associated tyrosine transposase — protein sequence MQYRRPACAMHADRSQAQGATVFFTVITYNRKRILCQKANVSLIKEAFQYIVRQRLFRIRAFVLLPDHIHCMWTLPENGNAFSMRWRLIKSYFSRRCKSEYKKFFDENMGHE from the coding sequence ATGCAATATCGCAGACCTGCCTGTGCGATGCACGCAGACAGGTCACAAGCGCAAGGTGCAACGGTCTTCTTTACCGTAATAACATACAATAGAAAGAGGATATTATGTCAAAAGGCAAATGTGTCGCTGATAAAAGAGGCCTTCCAGTATATTGTCAGGCAACGCCTCTTTAGAATTCGGGCTTTTGTCTTACTTCCTGATCATATCCATTGTATGTGGACATTACCAGAAAATGGCAATGCTTTCTCAATGCGATGGCGATTGATCAAGAGTTATTTCAGCAGACGATGCAAGAGTGAGTACAAAAAATTTTTTGATGAAAATATGGGACATGAATAA